One window of the Leptospira koniambonensis genome contains the following:
- a CDS encoding bifunctional 3-(3-hydroxy-phenyl)propionate/3-hydroxycinnamic acid hydroxylase gives METLSNSNGLIYDVAIIGLGPAGLTLAHILGKGGLSVIVLEKEPVFYGNARAVYTDDECLRAFQAAGVADDIHKDMMFDIPVQFTYEDGTPIGQYIPTGTPNGWPIVNFLYQPYLETKLSEKLGHYNHVRVLRGREFRSLVQDAKGVTVYHIASDGTAYGQKSEIPKPKEQEDEQSIRASFVVGCDGGRSKVREFLNIKLKGKNFPEPWLVVDLRQKNLELGLRHLPYFNFYCDPNGPVVSCPQPDGYHRFEFRLKAGTSKEYMERPETIRMLLSKHVNPDHFEIKRRLVYTFNGLVAEKWREGRVLLAGDAAHMTPQFMGQGMSSGIRDAFNLGWKLIEVIDGRANEKLLDTYQSERYFHAKAMIQVSTLLKDVVSLENKFLASLRNGILRIIKSIPSVYKIFQEGKFKPKPKYKNGKYFGLPRNSANRHAGTLMPQPDLQIMDGTNRKMDQILGNSFALIGQGVDPRECLSDKSLSFLNSIGTKYMTVYEKGRRPQGIRGVGRDFDQDLNEVEDIYSLLQPWFREAGYKKDALVLLRPDKFVFGMAKLKGDNLVEELKSQLGSKFSVQNKQVKSFAGV, from the coding sequence ATGGAAACTTTAAGTAACTCAAACGGACTTATTTACGATGTTGCGATTATAGGATTAGGCCCAGCTGGACTTACCTTGGCCCATATTTTAGGTAAAGGAGGATTAAGCGTGATTGTCCTCGAAAAAGAACCTGTATTCTATGGAAACGCTAGAGCGGTATATACGGACGACGAATGCCTAAGGGCTTTTCAGGCTGCAGGCGTTGCGGATGACATTCATAAGGATATGATGTTTGATATCCCTGTCCAATTCACTTATGAAGACGGAACACCTATCGGTCAATACATACCGACTGGAACTCCTAATGGCTGGCCTATCGTTAATTTTTTATACCAACCTTATTTGGAAACGAAACTTAGTGAGAAGCTGGGCCATTACAATCATGTCCGTGTTCTTCGAGGTAGAGAATTCCGTTCTCTTGTTCAGGATGCAAAAGGAGTGACTGTTTATCATATAGCTTCTGATGGAACGGCTTATGGGCAAAAGTCAGAAATTCCCAAACCAAAGGAACAAGAAGATGAGCAGTCTATCAGAGCTTCCTTTGTAGTTGGCTGCGACGGCGGAAGAAGTAAGGTCCGAGAATTCTTAAATATAAAATTAAAAGGGAAAAACTTTCCGGAACCTTGGCTAGTCGTGGACTTAAGGCAGAAAAATCTGGAACTGGGACTTCGTCATTTACCGTATTTTAATTTTTACTGTGATCCGAATGGTCCAGTCGTGAGTTGTCCTCAACCTGATGGATATCATCGATTCGAATTTAGGCTAAAGGCAGGAACATCTAAGGAATACATGGAAAGACCGGAAACAATAAGGATGTTATTATCCAAGCATGTGAATCCGGATCATTTCGAAATAAAACGCAGATTGGTTTATACATTTAACGGACTTGTTGCAGAAAAATGGAGAGAAGGTCGTGTTCTTTTGGCGGGAGATGCCGCACATATGACTCCTCAATTTATGGGACAGGGGATGAGTTCAGGAATTAGAGACGCCTTTAATCTAGGATGGAAATTGATTGAAGTAATCGATGGAAGAGCAAACGAAAAATTATTAGATACATACCAGAGCGAGAGATATTTTCACGCGAAAGCGATGATCCAAGTTTCAACACTTTTAAAAGATGTAGTTTCATTGGAGAATAAGTTCCTGGCTTCATTGCGGAACGGTATATTAAGGATCATTAAATCAATCCCAAGTGTTTATAAAATTTTCCAAGAAGGAAAATTTAAACCTAAGCCTAAATACAAAAATGGAAAGTATTTCGGTTTACCTAGAAATTCTGCGAATCGCCATGCAGGAACTTTAATGCCTCAACCGGATCTTCAGATCATGGACGGTACAAATAGGAAAATGGATCAGATACTAGGCAACTCCTTTGCTTTGATCGGGCAAGGCGTAGATCCTCGAGAATGTCTTTCAGATAAGTCACTTTCTTTTCTGAACTCTATTGGAACCAAATATATGACCGTATATGAAAAAGGAAGAAGGCCGCAAGGAATTCGTGGAGTTGGCCGAGATTTTGATCAGGATTTGAACGAAGTCGAAGACATTTATAGTCTTTTACAACCTTGGTTTCGTGAAGCGGGGTATAAGAAAGACGCGTTAGTCCTTCTTCGTCCCGATAAATTCGTATTCGGTATGGCAAAATTGAAAGGTGATAATCTTGTGGAAGAGCTGAAGAGTCAACTTGGCTCAAAATTCTCTGTTCAAAATAAACAAGTGAAATCGTTTGCTGGGGTTTAA
- a CDS encoding VOC family protein, translated as MFETEPANLFNSAQLGYVIIESNHLEKWLTFGKEAIGLHAEYLSEDTLSFRMDWHTRRFLIKKGDAEDFTTLGFQVNDENSLKNILEILKKRKIEVRKGSGIESSLRGVESYWEFFGPKGLKIEIFANPILTETPLNMLSKGFVTEKFGMGHVAMVSKQPEKLIEFWKEIFGARISDYIEQKMSGVVLDITFLRINPRHHSIAIAATRGLRMDPLSTRIQHLNIEAKNLEDMTQAYRRCKELGFEIAHGIGQHPNDLELSFYVISPSGFEFEVGWNPIPVSEIQWKQNKYKQISAWGHEPEISTALSRLNEFRRGILSLFRSEYIPF; from the coding sequence ATGTTTGAGACCGAACCCGCAAATTTATTTAATTCCGCGCAATTAGGATATGTGATCATCGAATCCAATCATTTGGAGAAATGGCTTACATTCGGTAAGGAAGCGATTGGACTTCATGCGGAATATTTATCTGAAGATACATTATCCTTTAGGATGGATTGGCATACTCGACGGTTCCTGATTAAAAAAGGGGACGCCGAAGATTTTACTACATTAGGATTTCAGGTTAATGATGAAAATTCTTTAAAAAACATATTAGAAATATTGAAAAAACGAAAGATAGAAGTTCGAAAAGGAAGCGGGATTGAATCAAGCCTAAGAGGTGTCGAATCCTATTGGGAGTTTTTCGGGCCGAAGGGATTGAAGATCGAAATCTTCGCTAATCCTATTCTGACTGAAACACCTTTGAATATGTTATCTAAAGGTTTTGTTACGGAGAAGTTTGGGATGGGGCATGTAGCCATGGTTTCCAAACAACCTGAAAAGTTAATCGAATTCTGGAAAGAGATCTTTGGAGCTAGGATTAGCGACTACATTGAACAAAAAATGTCTGGGGTCGTATTAGATATTACCTTCCTGAGAATAAATCCTCGCCATCATTCTATAGCCATAGCTGCAACAAGAGGGCTTCGTATGGATCCACTTTCTACTCGGATCCAACATTTGAATATAGAAGCGAAAAATTTAGAAGATATGACTCAAGCTTATCGTAGATGTAAGGAGTTAGGATTTGAGATCGCTCATGGGATCGGACAACATCCGAATGATCTAGAATTATCTTTTTATGTGATTTCTCCTTCTGGTTTTGAGTTCGAAGTGGGATGGAATCCGATCCCAGTAAGCGAAATCCAATGGAAGCAAAATAAATATAAGCAGATCAGTGCTTGGGGGCATGAACCGGAGATCTCCACTGCATTATCTAGATTAAATGAATTTAGAAGAGGAATTCTTTCTCTATTTCGTTCAGAATATATCCCATTTTAA
- a CDS encoding NmrA family NAD(P)-binding protein, which produces MKIVITGSLGHISKPLTIDLLKKGHSITVISSNAKKKNEIEALGAKSAIGSLEDLNFLTETFKGVDAVYCMIPPNDYFDHELDLISFYKEIGTNYAQAIQKSGVKRVVHLSSIGAHLEKNSGIIVGHHFVENILKELSGVGLTHMRPTAFYYNLYGFLARIKKEGRIASNYGGEDRVPWVSPIDIAQAVAEEIVTPLEGRKIIYVASDEPTCNEIANALGAEIGKPDLKWELISDEEMQNHLKAIGMSPSIVKGFTEMNASMHNGTLMENYYRNRPVSLGKVKLTEFAKEFASVFHQN; this is translated from the coding sequence ATGAAGATCGTAATTACTGGTTCTTTAGGACATATTAGCAAACCTTTAACTATAGATTTACTGAAGAAAGGACATTCGATTACAGTTATTAGCAGTAATGCCAAGAAGAAAAACGAAATAGAAGCTTTAGGTGCGAAATCTGCCATAGGCAGCCTGGAGGATCTAAATTTTCTAACCGAAACTTTTAAAGGAGTGGATGCTGTTTATTGTATGATCCCTCCGAATGATTATTTTGATCATGAGCTGGATCTTATTTCTTTTTACAAAGAGATCGGTACAAACTACGCACAAGCTATCCAAAAATCAGGAGTTAAACGAGTTGTTCATTTGAGTAGTATTGGTGCTCATTTGGAAAAGAATTCCGGCATCATTGTGGGCCACCATTTTGTAGAAAATATTCTTAAAGAACTTTCTGGAGTAGGATTAACTCATATGCGTCCTACTGCTTTTTACTATAATCTTTATGGTTTTCTGGCTCGGATTAAAAAAGAAGGCAGGATTGCTTCCAATTACGGAGGAGAAGATAGGGTTCCTTGGGTTTCCCCCATCGATATCGCTCAAGCAGTTGCTGAGGAAATTGTAACTCCACTCGAAGGAAGAAAAATAATCTATGTGGCAAGTGATGAGCCGACTTGTAATGAGATTGCAAATGCTTTAGGTGCAGAAATTGGAAAACCTGATTTAAAATGGGAGCTAATCAGTGATGAGGAAATGCAAAACCATCTAAAAGCGATCGGAATGTCGCCAAGTATCGTTAAGGGCTTTACTGAAATGAACGCTTCAATGCATAACGGAACTTTAATGGAGAACTATTATCGTAACCGACCTGTTAGTTTGGGTAAGGTTAAATTGACAGAGTTTGCTAAAGAATTTGCTTCAGTATTTCATCAAAATTGA
- a CDS encoding alpha/beta fold hydrolase, protein MELKKLSVGEREIQFYETGSGEPVLMLHGGGPGASGISNYSKNIEVLGQNFRVIVPDMPGYGGSTKGISRKDPFGDLADTMLKFLEVLNIAKVHVIGNSLGGACALRMGLEKPNMISSLILMGPGGIDTTRSLPTKGLNRLLDYYSGKGPSLEKITEIIREYLVYEGLEIPSALIEERYKSSIDPEVIKAPPLRRPNRIPNFKNIDFTRDPRLLKCEIPTLILWGTEDKVNRPSGGLSLQKRLQNCDLYLFNKTGHWVQWERADEFNSITKTFITLHSQSKMPERIK, encoded by the coding sequence ATGGAACTGAAGAAATTGTCTGTTGGAGAAAGAGAGATTCAATTCTATGAAACTGGCTCAGGTGAACCGGTTTTAATGTTGCATGGAGGGGGGCCTGGGGCATCCGGAATATCGAATTATTCCAAAAATATAGAAGTTCTTGGCCAAAATTTCCGAGTAATCGTTCCGGATATGCCCGGATATGGCGGATCAACAAAGGGAATTAGTAGAAAAGACCCTTTTGGCGATCTTGCAGACACGATGCTGAAATTTTTAGAAGTGCTTAATATCGCTAAAGTTCATGTGATCGGAAATTCATTGGGCGGGGCATGTGCTCTCAGGATGGGATTAGAAAAACCGAATATGATCTCTTCGCTAATCCTTATGGGACCCGGAGGAATTGACACTACTCGATCGTTGCCCACTAAAGGTTTAAATCGTCTTTTGGATTATTATTCGGGAAAAGGGCCAAGCTTAGAAAAGATTACCGAAATCATTCGAGAGTATTTGGTTTATGAAGGTCTCGAAATTCCTTCTGCATTGATCGAAGAACGATATAAGTCTAGCATAGATCCGGAAGTAATCAAAGCTCCTCCTTTGCGTAGACCAAATAGAATTCCGAATTTTAAGAATATCGATTTTACAAGAGATCCAAGACTTCTTAAATGCGAAATCCCAACATTAATTCTATGGGGGACAGAAGATAAAGTAAACCGTCCGAGCGGTGGGCTTTCCTTACAGAAACGATTACAAAATTGTGATCTATATCTATTCAATAAAACAGGACATTGGGTGCAATGGGAAAGAGCGGATGAATTCAATTCTATTACGAAAACTTTCATCACATTACATTCACAATCGAAAATGCCGGAGAGGATCAAGTAG
- a CDS encoding TetR/AcrR family transcriptional regulator: MAIAKRRKVLLPKRERTRAQIMNAALRLFAIKDAGETSIAEVSAEAEIANGTFYNYFKTKEELLEASALALAESLVAEAVRLMPDIADGAERMAVGGMIFLKRARNDADWAWALIRVAAVAPRMSELLRAQPLKDMQKAIKAGKFTVDSEESALGLYIGALHYGIRNILEGRVKNKSHDMAMIAFVLKAFGVSASNAKNISQKAFDRVWKE, encoded by the coding sequence ATGGCAATTGCGAAACGTCGAAAAGTTTTACTTCCTAAACGAGAAAGAACAAGAGCGCAAATTATGAATGCGGCTCTACGATTATTCGCGATCAAAGATGCAGGAGAAACTTCAATCGCAGAAGTTTCTGCGGAAGCTGAAATTGCAAACGGAACATTTTATAATTATTTCAAAACAAAAGAAGAATTATTAGAAGCATCTGCTTTGGCCTTAGCAGAGTCCTTGGTTGCAGAAGCAGTTCGATTGATGCCGGATATTGCTGACGGTGCTGAAAGAATGGCCGTAGGCGGAATGATTTTTTTAAAAAGAGCAAGAAACGATGCAGATTGGGCTTGGGCATTGATTCGTGTTGCTGCGGTTGCACCTAGGATGAGCGAACTTCTTCGCGCTCAACCTTTGAAAGATATGCAAAAGGCTATCAAAGCCGGGAAATTTACAGTCGACTCGGAAGAATCCGCATTGGGTTTATATATTGGCGCCTTGCATTATGGGATCAGAAATATTCTGGAAGGTAGAGTGAAAAATAAATCTCATGATATGGCAATGATCGCTTTTGTTTTAAAAGCATTCGGTGTTTCCGCAAGCAATGCTAAGAATATCTCTCAAAAAGCATTTGATAGAGTCTGGAAAGAATAA
- a CDS encoding helix-turn-helix domain-containing protein, translated as MENRPIHRIKTITEFHRVRGLAMPEHPLISLVDYRDIKHKLENNSINWVFDFYSISLKRDFGAKIKYGQQEYDFDEGIMFFIAPGQVFSVETENNSVPKHSGWILLIHPDFLWNSPLAKSIKQFEYFDYSVHEALFLSEKEEDTIIEVLQNIRREYRSNIDQFTQSIIISQLDLLLNYGERFYHRQFITRKVTNHKILDRLEEILTEYFRSNDLKEKGLPSVQTIAETLGVSPNYLSVLLKVLTGQSTQQHIHDKLIEKAKEKLSTTDISVSAIAYELGFEHSQSFSKFFKNKTNLSPIEFRRSFN; from the coding sequence ATGGAAAATCGGCCAATTCATAGAATAAAAACGATCACCGAGTTCCATCGTGTCAGAGGATTAGCAATGCCTGAGCATCCTCTGATCAGTTTGGTTGATTACAGGGATATCAAGCACAAGCTTGAAAATAATTCTATAAACTGGGTATTTGATTTTTATTCAATCTCTCTTAAAAGGGATTTTGGCGCAAAGATCAAATACGGGCAGCAAGAATATGATTTTGACGAAGGTATCATGTTCTTTATCGCTCCCGGCCAAGTCTTTAGTGTGGAAACTGAAAATAACTCAGTCCCAAAACATTCCGGTTGGATCCTATTGATCCATCCGGATTTTTTATGGAATAGCCCTTTAGCGAAATCCATTAAACAATTTGAATATTTTGATTATTCCGTGCATGAAGCTTTATTCCTATCTGAAAAGGAAGAAGACACAATTATAGAAGTACTGCAGAATATTCGAAGGGAATATAGATCGAATATTGACCAGTTTACTCAGAGTATCATTATCTCTCAGTTAGATCTTTTACTTAACTATGGAGAAAGATTTTATCATCGTCAGTTTATCACTCGAAAGGTTACGAACCATAAAATTTTGGATCGATTAGAAGAGATACTTACTGAATATTTCAGAAGTAACGATTTAAAAGAAAAAGGTTTACCTTCGGTCCAAACCATAGCAGAAACCTTAGGTGTTTCTCCGAATTATCTAAGTGTATTATTGAAGGTATTGACCGGGCAAAGCACCCAACAACATATCCATGATAAATTAATCGAAAAAGCAAAAGAGAAATTATCCACCACTGATATATCAGTGAGCGCTATTGCTTATGAATTGGGATTTGAACATTCTCAGTCGTTTAGCAAATTTTTCAAAAATAAAACGAATCTTTCTCCAATTGAATTTCGCCGTTCGTTCAATTAG
- a CDS encoding DMT family transporter, with translation MSSIKPYLSLIFFALITGTTFHVAKEALTYFSPSLAGALRFVFATFFLFLFVFITNRKLLKVDRRTLLVFVSLGIIGVFGFNFFFFIGMKKASPMNAAIVIAASPAIAIFLSYFLLKTKIKFQHYLGTLISFLGVILVISDGSIAALLNAFHGEGILFILMAATCWSFYSVGMKKYIPGVSTIQTTAYTALFGTITLLVLTLINGDWNTEFKEIPNSAWLAILYMAGLSTFLGYLCWNYGIQAVGPDKAVVFGNLIPVVAMLTSWVLGEAPNVYDLGGAFLVIFGIFIVNAKLRSAKKEKTTGSEIRLQE, from the coding sequence ATGTCATCTATCAAACCATACCTTTCTCTAATATTTTTTGCCCTCATTACAGGGACAACATTTCATGTGGCGAAGGAAGCACTTACCTACTTCTCGCCAAGCCTAGCAGGAGCACTTCGTTTTGTATTCGCTACCTTCTTCTTATTTTTGTTTGTATTCATTACGAATCGAAAATTGCTAAAAGTAGACAGAAGAACTTTACTCGTGTTTGTTTCTCTTGGAATTATAGGAGTATTTGGATTTAATTTTTTCTTCTTTATTGGAATGAAAAAAGCTTCTCCCATGAATGCGGCTATAGTGATTGCTGCGAGTCCTGCGATCGCTATCTTTCTCTCTTACTTTCTTTTAAAGACAAAAATTAAGTTTCAGCATTATCTTGGAACCTTGATCTCTTTCTTAGGAGTTATACTTGTTATTTCCGATGGAAGTATAGCTGCTCTTTTAAATGCATTTCATGGAGAAGGTATATTATTTATTCTGATGGCGGCTACTTGTTGGAGCTTTTACTCTGTTGGAATGAAAAAATATATTCCGGGAGTTTCTACGATTCAAACAACTGCATATACTGCATTATTCGGTACTATCACATTACTCGTTTTAACTTTGATCAATGGAGATTGGAATACTGAATTTAAAGAAATTCCAAATTCGGCTTGGCTAGCAATCTTATATATGGCCGGATTAAGTACATTCTTAGGATATCTTTGTTGGAATTACGGGATCCAAGCTGTTGGTCCTGATAAGGCGGTTGTTTTTGGGAACCTGATCCCTGTAGTTGCGATGTTGACTTCCTGGGTTTTGGGAGAAGCGCCTAACGTATATGATCTTGGTGGAGCTTTTCTTGTGATCTTTGGGATCTTTATCGTAAATGCTAAGCTGCGATCGGCAAAGAAAGAAAAGACTACAGGATCTGAGATTCGGCTACAAGAATAA
- a CDS encoding DUF2721 domain-containing protein gives MDLLSYNTPGLLFPAISLLMLAFTNRFFGLTSLARQLLEKYRETREELLVAQVKNLRFRISLVRYSQSFGILSLISCTLSIGSISLYNNLAWFFFGLSLLLMIMSLVYSLLEIHFSTKALTIEIEDALKN, from the coding sequence ATGGATTTACTTTCTTATAATACACCTGGATTACTTTTCCCTGCAATTTCCCTTTTGATGTTGGCATTCACGAATCGATTTTTCGGACTCACTTCTCTCGCGAGACAACTTTTAGAAAAATATAGGGAAACGAGAGAAGAACTACTTGTAGCTCAGGTAAAAAATTTAAGATTTCGGATCTCACTCGTCAGATATTCTCAATCTTTTGGGATCTTGAGCCTAATATCCTGTACGTTGTCTATCGGATCTATTTCATTATATAATAATTTGGCCTGGTTCTTCTTCGGCCTATCTCTGCTATTAATGATCATGTCTTTGGTCTACTCTTTGCTCGAAATCCACTTCTCGACCAAAGCACTAACGATAGAGATCGAAGATGCTCTTAAAAACTAA
- a CDS encoding MerR family transcriptional regulator, producing the protein MSKFLSISEISEITDFSPYTLRYYEKIGILRKPERMYGKDRTYSEKEIRHLKGIKTLKEMNMSLDDIKEFFIEGCILDKVESGENFKPPLNKRMRILETHLQKLEQKKKDLESMIRLTKAKLKEYDNLLKTN; encoded by the coding sequence ATGAGCAAGTTTCTAAGTATTTCCGAAATTTCAGAGATTACTGATTTTAGCCCTTATACTCTTCGCTATTACGAGAAGATCGGCATTCTACGCAAACCGGAAAGAATGTATGGAAAGGATCGAACATATTCTGAGAAAGAAATCCGGCACCTTAAGGGAATAAAAACTCTAAAAGAGATGAATATGTCTTTGGATGATATCAAAGAATTCTTCATAGAAGGATGTATCCTGGATAAAGTGGAAAGCGGAGAAAATTTCAAACCTCCTTTAAATAAAAGGATGCGGATCTTAGAGACACATCTTCAAAAGCTGGAACAAAAGAAGAAGGATCTGGAATCGATGATCCGACTTACGAAAGCAAAATTAAAGGAATACGATAATCTTTTAAAAACAAATTAG
- a CDS encoding amidohydrolase family protein has translation MLKQIRAIDVHHHFIPSFYTEALNRQGINIVAGAPLPSWDPERSLNVMEVNGVRTAITSISSPGVYFGNREEAISLARRCNEYAKEIKETYPGRFGSFAILPMPLPKEATEEAIYALDTLKAEGIVLLASTRGKFLGDPDFEELMAELNKRNAVVFVHPDIHPSSETLGLKTPGFILEFLCDTTRAAVNLIYSGTLEKYPRIKWILAHAGGFLPYVVWRVSLGNLLPEISEKTPQGILTYLRRFYFDTALSPSPFAMAALKELVEPDHILFGSDFPFAPEPLFVHQREELSLLKQFDTSTLAGIDRDHALKLFPNLSMKGEISGGAPVFDRINLSTAIKFQVIKQFVNLASKARNR, from the coding sequence ATGCTTAAACAAATCAGAGCAATCGATGTGCATCATCATTTTATACCTTCTTTTTATACCGAAGCACTCAATCGACAGGGAATAAATATTGTAGCGGGTGCTCCTCTTCCGTCCTGGGATCCTGAACGTTCCTTAAATGTGATGGAGGTAAATGGGGTCCGAACCGCTATCACATCCATCTCTTCTCCGGGTGTTTACTTCGGAAATCGTGAAGAAGCAATTTCTTTGGCTCGCCGCTGCAACGAATATGCAAAAGAGATAAAAGAAACATATCCAGGAAGATTCGGATCTTTCGCTATCCTACCAATGCCTCTACCCAAAGAAGCAACAGAAGAAGCTATCTATGCTTTAGATACGTTAAAAGCAGAAGGGATTGTTCTTCTTGCGAGTACCAGAGGGAAATTCTTAGGAGATCCTGATTTTGAAGAACTAATGGCAGAATTAAATAAAAGGAATGCTGTCGTATTCGTACATCCTGATATTCATCCAAGCAGTGAAACGTTAGGCTTAAAAACTCCCGGTTTTATATTAGAGTTTCTTTGTGATACTACAAGAGCTGCGGTAAATTTAATCTATTCAGGTACACTTGAAAAATACCCAAGGATCAAATGGATACTTGCTCACGCAGGAGGATTTTTACCTTATGTTGTTTGGAGAGTATCTTTAGGGAATCTTCTACCTGAGATTTCCGAAAAAACCCCCCAAGGAATTCTAACCTATCTAAGAAGATTTTATTTTGATACTGCATTATCCCCTTCTCCTTTTGCAATGGCTGCTTTAAAAGAATTGGTAGAACCGGATCATATTTTGTTTGGCAGTGATTTTCCATTTGCTCCCGAACCTTTATTCGTTCACCAAAGAGAAGAACTTAGCCTATTAAAACAATTTGATACTTCCACTCTTGCCGGAATTGATAGAGATCATGCGCTGAAACTTTTCCCGAACCTATCAATGAAAGGAGAAATTTCGGGAGGAGCGCCCGTCTTTGATCGGATAAATCTAAGTACCGCGATCAAATTTCAAGTAATCAAACAATTTGTAAATTTGGCCTCGAAAGCTAGAAACCGTTAA